In the genome of uncultured Celeribacter sp., the window TACACCAACGATTGCACCGATGGCACCGATACGTTCCTCGATCTCTTGCAAGAGAAAGGCTACGTCCAGCACCGCGACAACAAGTTCCACGGCACCGGGTTGAAACCGCAGCACCACGCGTTGCAGCAGGCCGAGAAAGAACCCGTTGTCATGGAAAGCGACTGGGCGATTTCCATGGATGTGGACGAGTTCATCGACATCAAGGTGGGCGACGGTACGATGACGGCACTCTTTGATGTGGTACCGGATGCGAACCTGATTTCCTGCACCTGGCGGCTGTTTGGCAACAACGATGTGCATGAGTACGAAGACCGATTTTTGATCGAACAGTTCTTCCGCTGCGCGCCCGAATTTGCCAACAAACCGCATCAGGCCTGGGGGTTTAAAACCCTGTTTAAGAATGTCGGCCTGTTCAAGAAACTGGGCGTGCACCGTCCAAAGGGTCTCAAGCCGCAAATCTGGGATAAGATCCGCTGGTACAACGGCTCCGCCAAGCGTATGCCGGAGGGCGAATATCGCAACGCATGGCGTTCGAACGCATCGACCTATGGCTATGATGTCGTGCAGCTTAATCACTACGCCGTGCGCTCCGCCGAAAGCTTTCTCGTGAAGCGTGACCGGGGCCGGGTGAACCACGTGGACCGCGACCAAGGCTTGGCGTACTGGTTCCGTATGAACAACAATTTCGAAGAAGAACGTTCAATCCAGCGGATGATCCCGAAGCTTCAGCACGAGTTCGACCAGCTGCTGTCCGACCCCGACATTCGCGCCATGCATGAGGCCTGTGTCAAAGCCCACAAAGACAAGATCAAAGAGCTGCGCGCGACGGAAAACTACAGCAGGTTCTACGCCGAGCTGACCGGCCCTCGGATGGAAAAACTCAGCCGCATGCACCGCCATTTCGGCGCCAACGTCTTTCTCACCGGCCCGGAATGCGTGCCCGACGAGGTGCTGCAACGTGACCCGGATGAGAAATTCTTTTTCACCGTAGAACGCGGGGAGACAGCACATTGAGCGACACACAGGCCAACGACGCCCAGCGCGTCACGCTTCATATCGGGCTGCATTTCACCTCGGCCGATTACATCCTCAAGGCCATCGGCGCAAACCGTACGTGTCTCAAAGAGCATGGTATATATGTGCCCCCCAAACGCCACGCCTGGGGCACGATCAACGCGATGTTGAAACGTCTCGACGGGCTCCCGCCGATTGCCGAGGAAGCGACCGAAGTCCGCACAACGCTTTTGGGCAAAGCTCAGGCACAGCATCTGTTCCTGTCCGACGAACGCTGGGCCTCGCCACTGCGTACCGCGCTGGAGGGGAAAACCCTTTACCCGGAAATCGGCACACACGTCAGGGCCGTGGCCGAGATATTCTCCTCATCAGAGCTGCAAATCGGCCTGTCGCTGATCAATCCCGCCATCTTTCTGAGTGAAAGTTTCGCCTCCGGCACAGGGGCACACCTGCTCAAGACCTTCGTCGAAGAGGTCGATCCCGCAACCCTGCGCTGGCGCGATACGCTCAATGACCTGCGCGCCGCCCTGCCCGACATCCCGCTGGTGGTCTGGGCCGAAGAGGACGCGCCGCTGATCTGGCCGGCAGTCATGCACAGGCTCTTTCATCTGCCGCCCGATGTCCCGCTGTCCGGTCGTATCCTGCCGCTCAAACCCTTGCTGCATGACGAAGGATACGAGCGCCTGCAAACCTATCTGACCAGCCACCCACCGAAAACCCGCGAGCAATACGAACGCGTGGTCATGGTGTTTTTGAACAAATACGGACGCGAGGAGGCTCTGGCCCCGCGCTGCTCCATTCCCGGGTGGGGTGCGGAAGATATCGAGGTGCTCACCGCGCATTACGAGGAAGACCTCGACAGCTTCGCTCAGGACGACAGCATCACGTTCCTTCAGCCCGTGACACAGCCCGACTAAAGCGTTTTTCAAAAAACTTGAGGCACTCAATTTTTGAAAAACGCAGCAAGATCAATGCAGTGTCGCAACGTTTTTCGCTCAATCTGATTCAGATTAAACGAAAAACGCTTTAAAGCGCCTCAGCGCGCAGCCTCTGCCGCCGCACGGATGGCGCGGATGTTATCGCCGTAGGGGATCGGATTCACGACAGAGCCGCCTTTGAACACGGCAGAGCCCGCGACCAGCGCATCTGCGCCAGCGGCCGCAACCAAGGGCGCTGTGCTCGGGTCCACGCCGCCGTCGATCTCGATATGAATCGGACGATCGCCGATCATCTCGCGCAACTGTTTGATTTTCTCGATCTGGGAGTGGATGAATTTCTGGCCGCCAAAGCCGGGGTTCACGGTCATCACACAGATCAAATCGACCATGTCCAACAGGTACTCGACGCTTTCCGCCGGTGTGCCGGGATTGAGCGCCACGCCCGCTTTCGCGCCATTCGCGCGGATCGCCTGCATCGTGCGGTGAATATGCGGGCCCGCTTCGACATGGGCAGTGATGATGTCGGCGCCCGCCTCGGCGAAGGCCTCGATATAGGGATCGACAGGCGCGATCATCAGGTGCACGTCCATCACCGTCTTGATATGCGGGCGGATCGCCTTGCACATGGCCGGACCAAAGGTCAGGTTCGGCACGAAATGCCCGTCCATGACATCGACGTGAATCCAGTCGGCGCCCTGGGCTTCGACGGCTTCGATCTCCTGCCCGAAATTCGCGAAATCGGCGGCAAGGATGGATGGGGCGATCTTGATCGAGCGCTCAAAGCTCTGGCTGGACATGGTGGCGATTCCTCAAACTGGCAGTCTTCGCGCTGCATCTACCCGGTTTGCCCGCCCCTGTCACCTTTCCTCTGTTTCGCCGCCGATGGGCCACGCAAAGGCCGCCCCTGCCCCGCAATGCTCGCGAATATAGCAAAATCTTCGCGACTTCCGTTTTCCTGTTCGAAAATAAAGGAAAGGTCACGAATCATATGAGAACATGTGCTATCTTTACGCCATGGATATCATCGCATTGAAGCAGTCCGACATTTTAGGCAAAGGGGAACAGTACCATTTCTCCCGTACAGTCTTGTCGCGGGATCGCCCCAAAGCGCTGCACGATCAGGATTATTACGAAGTTTTCTGGCTGCACAATGGCCGTGCACGGCTGGTCACCGAGACCTCTCAGATGAAGCTGACCGAGGGCGATCTGGTGTTCCTCGCGCCCGGCTTTCCCCATGCGCTTCAGGGCGTGGGCGACGAGAGCCATATCGTCAACATCATCCTCAAGCGCAAACGGATCAGGGAATTGACCGACCGCTTCCCTGAACTGGCGCCCTATTTCCCGGCTCCTGGGTCGCTTCCCGTGCAAATCCACCGCGACATGCGCCATTTGTCGCGGCTCTCCACCGCAGCCAAAACGCTCGAAGCCGCGCCGCGCAACGCGCTTTATCTCGAGGCCTTTCTCTTGCCGCTGGTGGCCGAACTGTTGTCAGAGGCCCGCGATGAAAACGCCGCCATGCCCGCGTGGCTGAGCGACGCCTTGATCCGGGCCGAAGACCCGTCGGTGTTCCGCGAAGGCGCCTCGGGCCTCGTGGCGCAATGCGGCAAGGCCCATGCCCATGTCGCCCGCACCATGCAAATGCATCTGCACCAAACGCCCTCGGATTACATCAACACGCTGCGCATGGAGTTCGCCGCGCGTCAGCTCAAGGGCACGCCGGATTCGCTGTCGGAAATCGCCGATGAGATCGGCATTCACAACATGAGCCATTTTCACCGCCTGTTCCGCACGCGCTTTGGCATGACGCCGCGTCAGTACCGCGTGAAACATCAAAAGGGTGTGGTGCAGCCCGTTTGACCAAATGGTCAATGATTGCCAAATCCCTCGGACCATGCGAGCTTGCGCATAAGTTGAAACGGAGCTTGCAGATGAGCACACCCGATAGCACCGCTGAGGCCACAAGCCTCGCGACACGTACTGCACAATTGCCGCAGATCCATGAACCGCGCAATCCCGGCATGGAACTGGACTTGGACGTGGTGGAACGCCAGCGCGTCAACACCTCCGCTGTCGAACGCCGCTGTGCCACGCTGCCCGGGCGGCGGTCGGTGAAGAAAGATCACCAAGCGGCGTGGCTGTTGAAAGCGATCACCATGATCGACCTGACCACTTTGGCGGGCGATGACACGGCGGGGCGCGTGCGACGCCTCTGCGCCAAGGCCGCCCATCCCGTGCGCGCCGATCTGTTGGACGCCATGGGCATGCCCGCGATCACCACCGGCGCGGTCTGTGTCTATCACGATATGGTCGAAACCGCTGTGGAGGCGCTGGACGGCACGGGCATTCCGGTTGCCGCCGTCTCGACGGGGTTTCCGGCGGGTCTCTCGCCCTATCATCTGCGCGTCAAAGAGATCGAGGAAAGCGTCAAGGCAGGCGCGAAAGAGATCGACATCGTGATCTCCCGGCGTCACGTCCTGACCGGCAATTGGCAGGCACTTTACGACGAGATGCGCGCGTTCCGCGCCACCTGCGGCGAGGCGCATGTAAAAGCCATTCTGGCCACCGGCGAGCTGGGATCGCTGCGCAATGTCGCGAAGGCGTCGCAGGTCTGCATGATGGCAGGCGCCGATTTCATCAAGACCTCGACCGGCAAGGAAAGCGTCAACGCCACCCTGCCCGTCTCATTGGTGATGATCCGTGCGATCCGCGACTATCACGCCCGCACCGGCTATCGCATCGGCTACAAACCCGCGGGCGGGATTTCCAAGGCGAAGGATGCTTTGGTCTACCTGTCGCTGATCAAGGAAGAACTGGGCAATCACTGGCTCTCGCCGCATCTGTTCCGCTTTGGCGCCTCGTCTTTGTTGGGCGACATCGAGCGGCAGTTGGAACATCATGTGACCGGGCAGTATTCTGCCGCGTGGCGTCACGCCATCGGGTGAGGTCGAACATGAGTATTTTTGCCAAGAAAAAGCAGGGGCGCGGGCAATGAGCGTGAAAGAGATTTTCGACACGATGGACTATGGCACGGCGCCCGAAAGCGCGGCGGAGGCGCTGGCCTGGCTGGTGGATGGCGGTGATCGCTTTGGCCTGTTCATCAATGGGACGATGACGGAACCGGGCGCAGTTTTTGACGCCAAGAACCCGGCGACGGGCGAGGTTTTGGCGCATCTGACACAGGCGACCGAGGCCGATGTCGACGCGGCTGTCACCGCCGCCCGCAAGGTGCAAAGCAAATGGGCGAAGGACAGCAAAGCGCGGGCCAAGGTGCTTTATGCGCTGGCGCGACTGGTGCAGAAACACGCGCGTTTATTTGCCGTGTTGGAGACCTTGGATAACGGCAAACCGATCCGCGAGAGCCGCGATATCGACGTGGCTCTGGTCGCGCGGCATTTCTATTACCACGCGGGTATGGCGCAGCTCATGGACGAAGAGCTTCCGGGGCGTGAGGCGCTTGGCGTGTGCGGCCAGATCATCCCGTGGAACTTCCCGCTTTTGATGCTGGCGTGGAAGGTGGCGCCCGCGATTGCGATGGGCAATACGGTGGTGTTGAAACCGGCGGAATATACCTCGCTCACCGCTTTGCTGTTTGCGCAGATTTGTCAGGAAGCAGGCGTACCGAAAGGTGTCGTCAACATCGTGACCGGCGACGGGGCCGTGGGCGAGATGATAGTCACGCATCCCGGCGTGGACAAAATTGCGTTCACCGGATCGACCGCAGTGGGACGGCGCATTCGCGAGGCGACCGCTGGCTCGGGCAGGTCGCTGACACTCGAACTCGGCGGCAAATCGCCCTACATCGTCTTTGAGGATGCCGACATCGACAGCGCCATCGAAGGCTTGGTCGATGCGATTTTCTTCAACCAAGGGCAGGTCTGCTGCGCCGGGTCGCGTTTGCTCGTTCAAGAAGGCATTGCCGAGGATTTCCACGCGCGGCTTGTGGCGCGCATGGGCAATCTGCGCATCGGCAATCCTTTGGACAAGAGCATTGATGTCGGTGCGATTGTGGACCCGGTGCAGTTGGAGCGGATCGAAAACCTCGTGGCCAAGGGCGGCGCCGAGGGCACTGTGCACCAACCGGTGAAAGCGCCGGAGGGCTGTTTCTACCCGCCGACTTTGGTGTCGGGGCTGGAGCCCTCCTCGCTCTTGATGCAAGAGGAAATCTTTGGGCCGGTTCTGGTCTCCACCACCTTCCGCACACCCGCCGAGGCGGTGCAGGTGGCAAACAACACGCGCTATGGCTTGGCGGCCTCCGTCTGGACCGAGAACGTCAATCTGGCGCTCGATATTGCGCCGAAACTCGTCGCGGGTGTCGTCTGGGTCAACGGGTCGAACATGTTCGATGCCGCGGCCGGATTTGGCGGTGTGCGCGAGAGCGGTTTTGGCCGCGAAGGTGGTTGGGAAGGTTTGATGGCCTATACCAAACCCAAAGGCAAAGCGACGCCCGTAAAACCCGCGAAAGCGCATGTGAAGCCCGACGACGTCGAGGTTCTGGGGCTGGATCGCACCGCAAAGCTCTACATCGGCGGCAAACAGGCGCGGCCCGATGGCGGCTATTCTCAGGCGATCTACGCCCCGAAAGGTAAGCTCTTGGGCCATAGCTCGATTGCCAGCCGCAAGGACATTCGCAACGCCGTCGAGGCCGCACAAGGTGCCAAGAGCTGGGCGAAAGCAACCGCTCACAACCGGGCGCAGGTGATGTATTTCATCGGCGAAAACCTCTCGGCCCGCGCCGATGAATTCGCCACCCGCATCCGCGATCTGACCGGCACGACCGAAGCGAAAGCCCGAGACGAAGTGGCGGAGGCGATCGACACGCTCTTCACCTATGCCGCTTGGTGCGACAAGCTGGATGGCGCGGCGAAACCCGTGCCGATGCGCGGTGTGGCTTTGGCGATGAATGAGCCTGTCGGCGTGATCGGCGCGTTTTGTGATGA includes:
- the deoC gene encoding deoxyribose-phosphate aldolase gives rise to the protein MSTPDSTAEATSLATRTAQLPQIHEPRNPGMELDLDVVERQRVNTSAVERRCATLPGRRSVKKDHQAAWLLKAITMIDLTTLAGDDTAGRVRRLCAKAAHPVRADLLDAMGMPAITTGAVCVYHDMVETAVEALDGTGIPVAAVSTGFPAGLSPYHLRVKEIEESVKAGAKEIDIVISRRHVLTGNWQALYDEMRAFRATCGEAHVKAILATGELGSLRNVAKASQVCMMAGADFIKTSTGKESVNATLPVSLVMIRAIRDYHARTGYRIGYKPAGGISKAKDALVYLSLIKEELGNHWLSPHLFRFGASSLLGDIERQLEHHVTGQYSAAWRHAIG
- the rpe gene encoding ribulose-phosphate 3-epimerase; protein product: MSSQSFERSIKIAPSILAADFANFGQEIEAVEAQGADWIHVDVMDGHFVPNLTFGPAMCKAIRPHIKTVMDVHLMIAPVDPYIEAFAEAGADIITAHVEAGPHIHRTMQAIRANGAKAGVALNPGTPAESVEYLLDMVDLICVMTVNPGFGGQKFIHSQIEKIKQLREMIGDRPIHIEIDGGVDPSTAPLVAAAGADALVAGSAVFKGGSVVNPIPYGDNIRAIRAAAEAAR
- a CDS encoding AraC family transcriptional regulator, coding for MDIIALKQSDILGKGEQYHFSRTVLSRDRPKALHDQDYYEVFWLHNGRARLVTETSQMKLTEGDLVFLAPGFPHALQGVGDESHIVNIILKRKRIRELTDRFPELAPYFPAPGSLPVQIHRDMRHLSRLSTAAKTLEAAPRNALYLEAFLLPLVAELLSEARDENAAMPAWLSDALIRAEDPSVFREGASGLVAQCGKAHAHVARTMQMHLHQTPSDYINTLRMEFAARQLKGTPDSLSEIADEIGIHNMSHFHRLFRTRFGMTPRQYRVKHQKGVVQPV
- a CDS encoding aldehyde dehydrogenase family protein: MSVKEIFDTMDYGTAPESAAEALAWLVDGGDRFGLFINGTMTEPGAVFDAKNPATGEVLAHLTQATEADVDAAVTAARKVQSKWAKDSKARAKVLYALARLVQKHARLFAVLETLDNGKPIRESRDIDVALVARHFYYHAGMAQLMDEELPGREALGVCGQIIPWNFPLLMLAWKVAPAIAMGNTVVLKPAEYTSLTALLFAQICQEAGVPKGVVNIVTGDGAVGEMIVTHPGVDKIAFTGSTAVGRRIREATAGSGRSLTLELGGKSPYIVFEDADIDSAIEGLVDAIFFNQGQVCCAGSRLLVQEGIAEDFHARLVARMGNLRIGNPLDKSIDVGAIVDPVQLERIENLVAKGGAEGTVHQPVKAPEGCFYPPTLVSGLEPSSLLMQEEIFGPVLVSTTFRTPAEAVQVANNTRYGLAASVWTENVNLALDIAPKLVAGVVWVNGSNMFDAAAGFGGVRESGFGREGGWEGLMAYTKPKGKATPVKPAKAHVKPDDVEVLGLDRTAKLYIGGKQARPDGGYSQAIYAPKGKLLGHSSIASRKDIRNAVEAAQGAKSWAKATAHNRAQVMYFIGENLSARADEFATRIRDLTGTTEAKARDEVAEAIDTLFTYAAWCDKLDGAAKPVPMRGVALAMNEPVGVIGAFCDDRPLAGLIEVIAPAIAMGNRMVAVASEAYPLAATDFYQVLDTSDVPAGVVNILTGPHAGLAKTMSGHMDVEAVWSFSSAEISAVIEKESAGNLKRTWVNNGLSRAYPARDWLAQATEVKTIWVPYGE